The Primulina huaijiensis isolate GDHJ02 chromosome 17, ASM1229523v2, whole genome shotgun sequence genome window below encodes:
- the LOC140963671 gene encoding cold shock protein 2-like encodes MADLKTGTVKWFNDQKGFGFITPDDGSEDLFVHQSAIKSDGFRSLGDGESVEFVVEYGSDGRAKAANVTGPDGSSVQGTTRGGSYGGRDGGGYNGGGGGYGSRDGGGYNGGRDGGGYGGRDSGGYGGSRGGNRGGSGGGGGGGGCYKCGENGHMARDCSQGGGGGGGGRYGGGGGGGRYGGGGGGGGGGGGCYTCGEEGHFSRECPNSNR; translated from the coding sequence ATGGCTGATTTGAAAACGGGCACCGTCAAGTGGTTCAATGACCAAAAGGGTTTTGGTTTCATCACTCCAGATGATGGGAGTGAAGATCTGTTCGTCCACCAATCAGCTATCAAGTCCGATGGTTTCCGCAGCCTCGGAGACGGCGAGTCCGTCGAGTTCGTGGTGGAGTACGGCAGCGATGGCAGGGCCAAGGCGGCCAACGTGACGGGTCCTGACGGCAGCTCTGTCCAAGGAACCACCCGTGGTGGTTCCTACGGGGGTAGAGATGGTGGCGGTTACAACGGCGGTGGCGGTGGATACGGGAGCAGAGATGGCGGCGGGTACAACGGGGGTAGAGATGGCGGCGGGTACGGGGGTAGAGATAGCGGAGGGTACGGAGGAAGCCGAGGCGGGAATCGCGGCGGAAGCGGAGGCGGAGGTGGAGGCGGAGGTTGCTACAAATGTGGTGAGAATGGGCATATGGCGAGAGACTGCTCTCAGGGAGGCGGTGGAGGCGGCGGGGGTAGGTATGGCGGCGGTGGAGGAGGTGGAAGATATGGAGGAGGTGGAGGCGGCGGCGGAGGAGGTGGTGGCTGCTATACCTGTGGTGAAGAGGGACATTTTTCTCGTGAATGTCCCAACTCCAACCGTTGA
- the LOC140963126 gene encoding thaumatin-like protein 1b isoform X1: protein MDRLLFLSIIVFALSFSSELESTTFKIVNKCRRTIWPGILTGADRPILYPTGFVLKSGKSKTLTVPDSWSGRIWARTHCSNDPSTGKFTCGTADCGSGKLQCAGSGAIPPATLAEFTLDGDQGLDFYDVSLVDGYNLPMLIVTRGGTRGGCSSTGCLVDLNGACPRELTVARGNGSRSESVACKSACEAFGDPMYCCSEAFNTPDTCHPSVYSEFFKHACPRAYSYAYDDTTSTFTCASADYIIIFCPLPYTSMKMLGARTDEAKLPLVNKTMMYIGRHHTSLSSRG from the exons ATGGACCGTCTTCTCTTTCTGTCGATCATCGTTTTCGCCCTATCTTTCAGCTCAG AGCTGGAGTCGACGACGTTCAAGATAGTCAACAAGTGCCGCCGCACCATATGGCCCGGCATACTTACCGGCGCCGACAGGCCGATTCTTTATCCCACGGGCTTTGTATTGAAGAGTGGGAAATCGAAGACTCTCACGGTGCCAGACTCATGGTCGGGTCGGATCTGGGCTCGGACTCACTGCTCCAACGACCCATCCACCGGGAAATTCACCTGCGGCACCGCGGACTGTGGGTCCGGAAAGTTACAATGCGCCGGGAGCGGCGCTATACCCCCCGCAACGTTGGCCGAGTTCACCCTCGACGGCGACCAGGGCCTTGACTTCTATGATGTCAGCTTGGTTGATGGGTACAACCTCCCAATGCTGATAGTGACCAGAGGAGGTACAAGAGGTGGTTGCAGCTCAACCGGGTGTCTGGTTGATTTGAACGGCGCTTGCCCGAGGGAGCTGACGGTGGCCCGTGGGAACGGCAGCCGGAGTGAAAGCGTGGCGTGCAAGAGCGCCTGCGAGGCGTTCGGGGATCCGATGTACTGCTGCAGCGAGGCCTTCAACACGCCGGACACGTGTCATCCGTCGGTGTACTCGGAATTCTTCAAGCATGCTTGCCCACGCGCCTACAGCTACGCGTACGACGACACGACGAGCACCTTCACCTGTGCCTCCGCCGACTACATTATAATCTTCTGCCCATTGCCTTACACCAG CATGAAGATGCTGGGAGCACGCACGGACGAAGCAAAGTTGCCACTGGTTAACAAAACCATGATGTACATTGGGCGGCATCACACGAGTTTATCATCCCGAG GCTGA
- the LOC140963126 gene encoding thaumatin-like protein 1b isoform X2 — protein sequence MDRLLFLSIIVFALSFSSELESTTFKIVNKCRRTIWPGILTGADRPILYPTGFVLKSGKSKTLTVPDSWSGRIWARTHCSNDPSTGKFTCGTADCGSGKLQCAGSGAIPPATLAEFTLDGDQGLDFYDVSLVDGYNLPMLIVTRGGTRGGCSSTGCLVDLNGACPRELTVARGNGSRSESVACKSACEAFGDPMYCCSEAFNTPDTCHPSVYSEFFKHACPRAYSYAYDDTTSTFTCASADYIIIFCPLPYTRLITSHCSRSMIILL from the exons ATGGACCGTCTTCTCTTTCTGTCGATCATCGTTTTCGCCCTATCTTTCAGCTCAG AGCTGGAGTCGACGACGTTCAAGATAGTCAACAAGTGCCGCCGCACCATATGGCCCGGCATACTTACCGGCGCCGACAGGCCGATTCTTTATCCCACGGGCTTTGTATTGAAGAGTGGGAAATCGAAGACTCTCACGGTGCCAGACTCATGGTCGGGTCGGATCTGGGCTCGGACTCACTGCTCCAACGACCCATCCACCGGGAAATTCACCTGCGGCACCGCGGACTGTGGGTCCGGAAAGTTACAATGCGCCGGGAGCGGCGCTATACCCCCCGCAACGTTGGCCGAGTTCACCCTCGACGGCGACCAGGGCCTTGACTTCTATGATGTCAGCTTGGTTGATGGGTACAACCTCCCAATGCTGATAGTGACCAGAGGAGGTACAAGAGGTGGTTGCAGCTCAACCGGGTGTCTGGTTGATTTGAACGGCGCTTGCCCGAGGGAGCTGACGGTGGCCCGTGGGAACGGCAGCCGGAGTGAAAGCGTGGCGTGCAAGAGCGCCTGCGAGGCGTTCGGGGATCCGATGTACTGCTGCAGCGAGGCCTTCAACACGCCGGACACGTGTCATCCGTCGGTGTACTCGGAATTCTTCAAGCATGCTTGCCCACGCGCCTACAGCTACGCGTACGACGACACGACGAGCACCTTCACCTGTGCCTCCGCCGACTACATTATAATCTTCTGCCCATTGCCTTACACCAG GCTGATTACCAGTCATTGTAGCCGAAGCATGATCATTTTGTTGTGA